One Silurus meridionalis isolate SWU-2019-XX chromosome 10, ASM1480568v1, whole genome shotgun sequence genomic window carries:
- the tmem117 gene encoding transmembrane protein 117 isoform X2 translates to MVTEYMGIRNESFMKMAAVGTWMGDFVTAWMVTDMMLQDSLYPDWGRAARRFWKQGNNRIVLFWTVLISLTSVVVLVISTDWISWDNLNRGFLPSDEVSRAFLASFILVFDLLIIMQDWEFPHFMGDLDMNLPGLSTTQLKFKLPVCKRIFKDEYHIHITGKWFNYGIIFLVLILDLNMWKNQIFYKPYEYGQYVGPGEKIYTVEEPATLSHFNRSTLTWEWRSTNVDPDTNLTYIYRDMFLHSRYTGVSLDVKCLAFIPSLAAFVLFGFFIWLFGRFQDSETFLESQDKAYERIKRKSPSDLGITPEEVHVSMSEALKRSGTPMLLLVDTHHFGSLTNSISPCSNETQETQPSGSVDKAACAEAADVNKLTP, encoded by the exons ATGGTTACAGAGTACATGGGCATAAGGAATGAAAGCTTTATGAAAATGGCTGCCGTTGGTACATGGATGGGAGACTTTGTGACTGCATGGATG gTGACAGACATGATGTTGCAGGACTCCCTGTACCCCGACTGGGGACGAGCAGCTCGACGCTTCTGGAAACAGGGCAACAACAGAATTGTGCTCTTCTG gacaGTGTTGATTTCCCTGACCTCTGTGGTGGTATTGGTTATTAGCACAGACTGGATTAGTTGGGATAATTTGAATCGAGGATTCTTACCTAGTGATGAAGTGTCTCGAGCGTTCCTTGCCTCCTTTATTCTTGTCTTCGACCTCCTCATCATCATGCAG gaCTGGGAGTTTCCCCATTTCATGGGGGATTTGGATATGAACCTACCCGGCCTCTCTACAACACAGCTGAAATTCAAACTCCCAGTCTGCAAGCGGATCTTCAAGGACGAATATCATATACACATAACAG GTAAATGGTTCAACTATGGCATCATCTTCCTGGTCCTCATTCTTGACCTAAACATGTGGAAGAACCAGATCTTCTATAAGCCCTATGAATATGGCCAGTATGTTGGACCAGGAGAGAAGATCTACACTGTAGAGGAGCCAGCCACTCTTAGCCACTTCAACCGCAGCACGCTAACATGGGAATGGCGGTCAACTAACGTAGACCCTGACACCAACCTTACCTACATCTACAGAGATATGTTTCTCCACAGCCGCTACACTGGCGTCAGCCTGGATGTCAAATGCTTGGCATTCATTCCCAGCTTAGCTGCCTTTGTCCTCTTCGGTTTCTTTATCTGGCTGTTCGGCCGTTTCCAGGACAGCGAGACATTCCTGGAGAGCCAGGACAAGGCGTATGAGCGCATCAAACGCAAATCACCCTCAGATCTGGGCATCACACCTGAGGAGGTGCATGTATCAATGAGTGAGGCCCTGAAAAGAAGTGGTACTCCAATGTTGCTGCTAGTGGACACTCACCATTTCGGGTCCTTGACTAACTCCATATCCCCGTGTTCTAATGAGACCCAGGAGACGCAACCTAGCGGTTCTGTAGATAAAGCAGCATGTGCTGAAGCTGCCGATGTTAACAAACTGACTCCATAA